One window of Cryptobacterium curtum DSM 15641 genomic DNA carries:
- a CDS encoding metal ABC transporter substrate-binding protein, with amino-acid sequence MNNLFSLSPIEGAHTSLVRRFTIAGLCALAAALTCFALSGCSGSSADSANTTDSKDTKKVQVSASFYPMYDFAQKIGGDRVEVSCLVPAGTEPHDWEPSTTDIAKLSNADVLVYNGAGMEHWIDDTLASLSSSHLVAVEASKGVTLRELSEEADEHEHAHEEHAEGNHDDHDHDHSGTDPHVWLNPQNAKIEMGNIRDALIQADPDGADVYRANYDKWAAECDTLDNEFKTGLANVAQRSIVVSHEAFGYLCDAYNLTQMPIEGIEADSEPDAKEMAEIAEFVKEHNVKTIFSEELVSPKVAQAIAQETGAQTAELNPVEGLTDEQLAAGEDYFSTMRDNLTALKEALS; translated from the coding sequence ATGAACAACCTTTTCTCTCTTTCGCCGATTGAAGGCGCACACACCTCGCTCGTACGTCGATTCACTATCGCAGGACTATGTGCCCTTGCCGCTGCCCTTACCTGTTTTGCTCTTTCAGGATGCAGTGGCTCTTCAGCCGACAGCGCAAACACCACCGATTCAAAAGACACCAAAAAGGTGCAGGTAAGCGCAAGCTTCTACCCTATGTATGACTTCGCTCAAAAAATCGGTGGCGATCGTGTCGAGGTAAGCTGCCTTGTTCCAGCAGGTACCGAGCCGCACGATTGGGAACCGTCGACTACCGATATTGCCAAGCTTTCGAATGCTGATGTGCTTGTATACAACGGTGCCGGTATGGAACACTGGATCGACGACACCCTTGCAAGCCTTTCGTCCAGCCACCTTGTTGCTGTTGAAGCAAGTAAGGGCGTAACCTTACGTGAGCTTTCTGAAGAAGCTGACGAACATGAACATGCCCACGAAGAACATGCCGAGGGTAACCATGACGATCACGATCATGACCATTCCGGCACCGACCCGCATGTCTGGTTGAACCCGCAGAACGCCAAAATCGAAATGGGTAACATCCGTGATGCTCTTATCCAGGCCGACCCTGACGGAGCTGATGTATATCGTGCCAACTACGATAAGTGGGCTGCTGAATGCGATACGCTCGATAATGAATTCAAAACAGGTCTCGCCAATGTCGCGCAGCGCTCTATCGTGGTATCGCACGAAGCCTTCGGGTACCTCTGCGATGCTTACAACCTTACGCAAATGCCCATTGAAGGTATCGAAGCCGATAGCGAGCCCGATGCCAAGGAAATGGCTGAAATCGCCGAGTTTGTTAAAGAGCACAACGTAAAGACTATCTTCAGCGAAGAGCTCGTAAGCCCGAAGGTTGCACAAGCCATCGCTCAGGAAACGGGCGCACAAACCGCAGAGCTTAACCCTGTTGAAGGTCTGACCGATGAACAGTTAGCTGCTGGTGAAGATTACTTCTCGACCATGCGCGACAACCTTACTGCCTTGAAGGAGGCCCTCTCTTAA
- a CDS encoding Fur family transcriptional regulator has product MSERGSYNTRQKALVIDCLTGNQDRYLGVDDVLVMLHEAGKEIGRTTIYRNLEALVTSGQVLKATSLKGEARYRLAPGKRSGQLVCLSCGCTLPLDCTMLSDFAVHVQTHHGFEIDSSRTVLYGLCASCAQKDRKRER; this is encoded by the coding sequence ATGAGCGAGCGAGGATCATACAACACACGCCAAAAAGCACTTGTTATCGACTGCCTAACGGGCAACCAGGATCGGTACCTTGGCGTTGATGACGTGCTTGTTATGTTGCATGAAGCAGGCAAAGAAATAGGCCGCACAACGATATATCGTAATCTTGAAGCACTTGTTACAAGTGGTCAGGTCTTGAAAGCTACCTCTCTCAAGGGCGAAGCACGATACCGCTTAGCACCCGGTAAAAGGTCTGGACAGCTCGTCTGTCTCTCGTGCGGTTGCACTCTTCCGCTTGATTGCACGATGCTCTCAGACTTCGCTGTGCACGTGCAAACGCATCATGGCTTCGAGATTGATTCATCACGCACAGTACTCTATGGACTCTGCGCTTCCTGTGCGCAAAAAGATCGAAAGCGTGAGCGCTGA
- a CDS encoding MerR family transcriptional regulator — protein MGYSIKEVADIAKVSVRTLHHYDHIGLLSPRKLANGYRSYDDTDLKILQSILFYKYLGFSLKEIARLIQDDRGRVAALERQLHLLEQEQQRMEELVQTLKRSIEEEKGELIMTAKEKFKGLTWSDSKEYENEARELYGNNIIDAAIARQKGNEDVMTEAFNEVFFAFAHNCEEGIAPDAAENIAIAQRLLDALRTYSFDCTLEVFGHIGKGYVADPRFKANIDKFGEGTAQYASDAIAAYVKVSA, from the coding sequence ATGGGCTACTCGATCAAGGAAGTTGCAGACATTGCGAAGGTGTCCGTCCGGACACTTCATCACTATGATCACATAGGTCTGCTTTCGCCGCGTAAGCTTGCCAATGGGTACCGCTCGTATGACGATACGGATCTTAAGATTCTGCAGAGCATCCTTTTCTATAAATATCTAGGGTTTTCCTTAAAGGAAATCGCCAGGCTCATACAAGATGACAGAGGTAGAGTTGCGGCGCTCGAACGTCAGCTGCATCTGCTTGAGCAGGAGCAACAGCGTATGGAAGAACTAGTGCAAACGCTAAAGAGAAGTATCGAAGAAGAGAAAGGCGAACTTATTATGACCGCAAAAGAAAAATTTAAAGGCTTAACCTGGAGTGATAGCAAAGAATACGAAAACGAGGCACGTGAGCTCTACGGGAATAACATCATCGACGCCGCCATTGCTCGACAGAAAGGCAATGAGGACGTGATGACCGAGGCATTCAATGAGGTGTTTTTCGCATTTGCACACAATTGTGAGGAGGGGATAGCGCCCGATGCTGCGGAGAACATCGCCATCGCGCAGCGTCTTCTAGATGCGCTCAGAACATATTCGTTCGATTGCACGCTTGAGGTATTCGGGCATATTGGCAAGGGTTATGTGGCTGACCCCCGATTCAAGGCGAATATTGATAAGTTCGGGGAAGGTACCGCGCAGTATGCGAGCGACGCCATCGCAGCCTATGTGAAGGTGAGTGCATAA
- a CDS encoding alpha/beta fold hydrolase — MNTTLDSLQDICCAPYPNGIEPAIAAGMTECQFATEGGVIHYWVSASPSPKQGWMVFLPGLSADHTLFNLQFGHFAQKWNLIVWDAPAHGLSRPWNHPLSIDSMAEALGAILEKNRAANPIIAGQSLGGYVAQAFIDLYPGCTRAFIAIDTSPMQLRYYKKWQLGILRHMEGLCRLWGTDHFLRNQMAHVCSTTPYGRRNMLQQLERYSKHELCALLGDGYRALADAVAQDRAYTIACPLMIICGTQDKAGFVTAYDKAWSINTGVPIIWVEGAGHNSNVDDATFVNAAIDQFIDSSI; from the coding sequence ATGAATACCACGCTTGATAGCTTGCAAGATATCTGTTGTGCGCCTTACCCCAATGGTATTGAACCTGCCATCGCAGCAGGCATGACTGAATGTCAGTTTGCTACAGAAGGCGGTGTCATACACTACTGGGTTAGCGCTTCTCCTAGCCCAAAGCAGGGATGGATGGTCTTTTTACCAGGTCTTTCCGCTGATCATACTCTGTTTAATCTTCAGTTTGGTCACTTTGCTCAGAAGTGGAACCTTATCGTCTGGGATGCTCCAGCCCACGGGCTTTCGCGTCCATGGAATCACCCTCTGTCAATCGATAGTATGGCAGAGGCACTCGGTGCCATTCTTGAAAAGAACCGCGCAGCCAACCCTATCATTGCTGGTCAATCGCTTGGTGGGTACGTCGCTCAGGCCTTTATCGATTTGTATCCCGGCTGCACACGCGCGTTTATCGCCATCGATACATCCCCCATGCAGCTTCGCTACTACAAAAAATGGCAGCTTGGCATACTACGCCATATGGAAGGCCTCTGCCGACTCTGGGGAACAGACCACTTTCTACGCAATCAGATGGCGCATGTCTGCTCGACCACGCCATATGGCAGACGCAATATGCTCCAACAGCTCGAACGCTATTCCAAACACGAACTTTGTGCGCTTCTTGGCGATGGATACCGGGCACTAGCAGACGCCGTCGCACAGGATCGCGCGTATACCATTGCGTGCCCCCTGATGATTATATGCGGCACTCAGGATAAAGCCGGCTTTGTTACCGCTTACGACAAAGCGTGGTCAATAAACACCGGAGTACCTATCATCTGGGTTGAAGGCGCAGGACACAACTCCAACGTCGATGACGCCACCTTCGTCAATGCTGCTATCGATCAGTTTATCGATAGCAGCATCTAA
- a CDS encoding TetR/AcrR family transcriptional regulator yields the protein MNERFFALPSTRRNAIINAGFETFSSYPYSKAPMSEVASAGGVSKPLLFHYFKNKLGLYLFLWEIALDALKCSIKDADVFASDNLFEILRRATSAKCTVMRSHPRLFAFATRAYYEEEPSVKAAIEKQVDEALSIAANSLSHLKDTGLREGLCAMDIYNDFLLLSEGYVMQRYRTDNIDVDAIERDFNAIINRW from the coding sequence ATGAACGAACGATTCTTCGCACTACCTTCCACTCGACGCAACGCGATAATTAATGCTGGATTTGAAACGTTCTCAAGTTATCCCTATAGCAAGGCTCCTATGTCGGAAGTTGCCAGCGCAGGCGGTGTATCGAAACCCCTGCTTTTCCATTACTTCAAAAATAAACTTGGACTCTATCTCTTTCTCTGGGAAATCGCTTTAGACGCATTGAAGTGCTCGATCAAAGACGCAGATGTATTCGCGAGTGACAATCTGTTTGAAATCCTTCGGCGAGCCACTTCGGCAAAATGCACCGTCATGCGTTCCCATCCACGCCTTTTCGCATTCGCAACACGCGCTTATTACGAAGAAGAACCAAGTGTTAAAGCTGCTATAGAAAAGCAGGTCGACGAAGCACTTTCGATAGCAGCAAACAGCCTGTCACATTTGAAAGATACAGGGCTGCGCGAAGGGCTTTGTGCAATGGATATCTACAACGATTTTCTCTTACTTTCAGAAGGATACGTGATGCAGCGATACCGAACAGACAATATTGATGTCGATGCAATAGAACGCGATTTCAACGCCATTATCAATCGCTGGTAA
- the leuC gene encoding 3-isopropylmalate dehydratase large subunit — MTAQPMTMAEKLLSAHAGVDSVQPGQLIDCAVDLVLANDITAPLAIRAFHELGVKNVFDPQKIALVPDHSTPNKDIASAKLTKMMRDFAYEQEITHYYEVGCMGIEHALLPEQGVVGAGDLVIGADSHTCTYGALGAFSTGMGSTDVGVAFATGRAWFKVPQTIRINLEGSLASTVTAKDAILHIIGRIGVDGALYQAMEFHGGAIEGLSIEGRMTMANMAIEAGGKAGLFPVDTTTRAYLDARTERPYTVYNPDEGAVYARTITIDAADIVPTVAFPHLPSNTRPVAEARDVAIDQAVIGSCTNGRIEDMRAAAHVLNGRTVHPRVRCIVIPATQAVFKQCIDEGLTDIFVNAHCVVSTPTCGPCLGGHMGVLAPGERAIATTNRNFIGRMGDTTSEVYLASPAVAAASAVAGHIALPDDLD; from the coding sequence ATGACGGCACAACCTATGACGATGGCAGAGAAACTTCTGTCTGCTCATGCTGGTGTCGATAGTGTGCAACCAGGTCAGCTAATTGATTGCGCAGTTGATCTTGTTCTTGCTAATGACATAACGGCACCCCTTGCTATTCGTGCTTTTCACGAACTCGGCGTCAAAAACGTATTTGATCCCCAAAAGATTGCGCTCGTACCCGACCATTCCACGCCGAATAAAGACATTGCCAGCGCGAAGCTCACTAAAATGATGCGCGATTTTGCTTACGAACAGGAAATTACCCATTATTACGAAGTGGGATGTATGGGAATCGAGCATGCACTTTTACCCGAACAAGGGGTGGTAGGCGCTGGCGATTTAGTTATTGGCGCCGATAGCCATACCTGCACATATGGAGCGCTGGGTGCTTTTTCGACTGGCATGGGATCGACCGATGTCGGCGTGGCATTTGCGACGGGTCGGGCGTGGTTTAAGGTGCCGCAAACCATTCGCATCAACCTAGAGGGGTCTCTTGCGTCTACTGTCACGGCCAAAGATGCAATCTTGCACATTATTGGGCGTATTGGGGTAGATGGTGCCCTATATCAGGCGATGGAATTTCACGGAGGCGCTATTGAGGGGCTATCCATAGAGGGTCGCATGACCATGGCGAATATGGCCATTGAGGCCGGCGGAAAGGCTGGTCTCTTTCCCGTGGATACCACGACGCGGGCGTATTTGGATGCACGCACCGAACGTCCGTATACGGTATACAACCCCGACGAGGGGGCGGTATATGCCCGCACTATCACTATTGATGCCGCTGATATTGTGCCCACCGTGGCTTTTCCGCACCTTCCCAGTAATACGCGTCCTGTTGCTGAAGCGCGTGATGTAGCCATCGATCAAGCAGTTATCGGATCATGCACCAATGGACGTATCGAAGATATGCGTGCCGCTGCGCACGTTTTGAATGGACGCACAGTGCACCCACGGGTGCGTTGCATTGTGATACCCGCCACGCAAGCGGTATTCAAGCAGTGTATTGACGAAGGACTCACCGATATTTTCGTTAATGCTCATTGTGTTGTATCTACACCAACGTGTGGCCCCTGTTTGGGCGGCCATATGGGCGTGCTTGCCCCGGGAGAGCGCGCGATTGCTACAACGAATCGCAACTTTATTGGACGTATGGGCGACACAACAAGTGAAGTCTATCTTGCTTCGCCGGCTGTTGCGGCAGCGAGTGCGGTTGCTGGTCATATTGCGCTTCCTGACGACTTAGATTAA
- a CDS encoding 3-isopropylmalate dehydratase small subunit, with the protein MRFKGTAHTFGRDIDTDVIIPARYLNNPNPQELAKHAMEDADPTFVDTVQSGDILVAQENFGCGSSREHAPVALKAAGIDCVVAKSFARIFYRNSINTGLAIMECPEAAEVIKEGDVVSIDADTGLIVDETTKKHFMAQPFPTFIRDIIEDGGLVEHTKRELTHTNNVAGGQRNCGGE; encoded by the coding sequence ATGAGGTTTAAAGGTACGGCGCATACATTTGGACGCGATATCGATACCGATGTCATCATTCCAGCGCGCTACCTCAACAATCCCAATCCACAAGAGCTTGCAAAGCACGCGATGGAGGATGCCGACCCAACGTTCGTAGATACCGTGCAATCGGGCGATATTCTGGTTGCGCAAGAAAACTTTGGGTGCGGTTCATCTCGTGAGCATGCACCGGTTGCCCTGAAGGCTGCCGGCATCGATTGTGTAGTGGCCAAGAGCTTTGCACGTATCTTTTATCGCAATAGTATTAACACGGGTTTAGCTATTATGGAATGCCCAGAGGCTGCAGAAGTTATTAAAGAGGGCGATGTTGTTTCCATTGATGCTGATACCGGTTTGATTGTTGACGAGACTACCAAAAAGCACTTTATGGCTCAGCCATTTCCGACATTTATTAGGGATATTATTGAAGATGGCGGATTGGTAGAACACACGAAGCGCGAACTCACGCACACGAACAATGTTGCCGGCGGCCAGCGCAATTGCGGTGGAGAATAA
- the leuB gene encoding 3-isopropylmalate dehydrogenase: MARTSYTICLLPGDGIGVEIMDAAAGVLDAISKASGIRFVFDRQLLGGCAIDEVGDPYPPATHRAAHEADAVLLGAVGGPKWDSTDPCAPRPEAGLLAIRKDLGLFANMRPVRVQPDLVGSSPLRPEVIQGVDLIIVRELTGGLYFGARERTYDEDGAGANGEPGQHAIDTLDYREYEIERIVRRAFEVALRRHRRLVSVDKANVLETSRLWREVVHRIAREYPQVECSDMLVDNAAMQLIRDPRQFDVIVTENTFGDILSDEASMLSGSLGLLASASLGERAALFEPSHGSAPDIAGQDIANPIAQVLSVEMMLRYAFGLQREAAAVASAVDSVLAAGWRTRDLAEADTPDDRIVGCAQMGSLIAHVTHQALVE, encoded by the coding sequence ATGGCACGGACAAGTTATACGATCTGTCTGCTTCCAGGTGATGGCATTGGCGTCGAGATTATGGATGCAGCTGCCGGTGTCCTTGATGCGATTTCAAAGGCATCTGGCATACGCTTTGTGTTCGATCGTCAGCTGTTGGGAGGCTGCGCTATTGATGAGGTGGGCGACCCGTATCCACCTGCCACGCACCGTGCTGCGCATGAAGCCGATGCCGTTTTGCTGGGTGCAGTCGGTGGCCCCAAATGGGATTCCACTGATCCCTGTGCACCGCGGCCTGAAGCAGGTTTGCTTGCTATTCGCAAAGACCTTGGTCTGTTCGCAAATATGCGTCCTGTACGAGTGCAACCTGATCTTGTCGGATCTTCCCCCTTACGTCCTGAGGTCATCCAAGGAGTTGATCTGATCATCGTGCGTGAACTGACGGGGGGCTTGTACTTTGGAGCGCGTGAGCGCACGTACGACGAAGATGGGGCCGGTGCTAACGGTGAGCCAGGCCAGCATGCAATCGACACGCTTGACTATCGGGAATATGAAATTGAGCGTATTGTGCGTCGCGCATTTGAGGTAGCGCTTCGCCGACATCGGCGTCTTGTGTCAGTTGATAAAGCGAATGTACTTGAGACAAGTCGCCTTTGGCGTGAAGTTGTCCACCGCATTGCTCGCGAGTATCCGCAGGTAGAATGCAGCGACATGCTCGTTGATAATGCAGCTATGCAGCTGATTCGCGATCCACGTCAGTTTGACGTTATCGTGACGGAAAATACGTTTGGCGATATTCTTTCCGATGAAGCAAGCATGCTTTCTGGGTCGCTTGGCCTGCTTGCCAGTGCCAGTTTGGGTGAGCGTGCCGCTCTGTTTGAGCCCAGCCACGGTAGTGCGCCTGATATTGCGGGGCAAGACATTGCCAATCCCATCGCTCAGGTACTTTCGGTGGAAATGATGTTGCGCTATGCCTTTGGATTGCAGCGCGAAGCGGCTGCTGTCGCTTCGGCGGTTGATAGCGTGCTGGCTGCTGGCTGGCGCACGCGTGATCTCGCAGAAGCCGATACCCCTGATGACCGAATTGTTGGTTGCGCGCAAATGGGTAGTCTTATTGCTCATGTGACGCATCAGGCGTTAGTCGAATAG
- a CDS encoding ribokinase: MRKVIVFGSLNMDLSIESDRLPLEGETMFGRNFIVNAGGKGANQAVAAAKMGAEVHMVGAVGGDLFGDHLIASLAETGVGCEYVTRCENVATGVAVIIRCKGDNRIILGAGANLCPTAHDAACAIEELAQPEDIFLTQLECDFDETLGALRYAHEKDLYTVINPAPACELPAEIYHSIDMLVVNETECELLTGIYPADENACRRALQLFCDRGVETAIITLGERGSILQSSGQTLVSIPPTVNAVDTTCAGDTYIGAMVAAHTRACSLDEAMELATNASALTTTTVGAQQSIPYLEDVPRPQCFV, translated from the coding sequence ATGCGCAAGGTTATTGTTTTTGGCAGCTTGAATATGGATCTATCCATTGAAAGCGACCGATTACCACTTGAAGGTGAGACCATGTTTGGTCGCAACTTCATCGTTAATGCGGGCGGCAAAGGAGCAAACCAAGCCGTTGCCGCCGCAAAAATGGGAGCCGAAGTTCATATGGTTGGCGCTGTTGGAGGCGACCTCTTTGGCGACCATCTGATTGCATCTCTCGCGGAAACTGGTGTCGGCTGCGAATATGTCACTCGCTGTGAAAACGTAGCCACAGGAGTGGCGGTTATCATCCGCTGCAAAGGTGATAACCGCATCATCTTAGGTGCTGGTGCCAATCTCTGCCCCACCGCACACGATGCTGCGTGTGCCATCGAAGAACTCGCGCAGCCGGAAGATATATTCCTGACTCAGTTGGAATGCGACTTTGACGAAACACTTGGTGCGCTGCGCTATGCTCATGAAAAGGACTTATACACCGTTATTAATCCCGCCCCTGCCTGCGAGCTCCCCGCTGAGATTTATCACTCGATTGATATGCTTGTTGTCAACGAAACAGAATGCGAGCTGTTAACAGGTATCTACCCAGCCGACGAAAATGCCTGCCGACGTGCCCTACAGCTTTTCTGCGATCGTGGAGTTGAAACGGCAATCATCACCTTAGGAGAGCGCGGTTCAATACTGCAATCATCTGGCCAAACGCTGGTATCAATTCCGCCTACGGTAAACGCAGTTGACACCACCTGCGCTGGTGACACCTATATTGGCGCCATGGTTGCCGCCCACACACGGGCATGTTCGCTTGACGAGGCGATGGAACTCGCGACGAACGCCTCGGCGCTGACTACCACTACCGTAGGGGCACAGCAATCTATTCCCTACTTAGAAGACGTGCCGCGTCCGCAATGCTTTGTCTAG
- a CDS encoding MFS transporter, translated as MSQVNTPIQSGNAPRIVVLMTSLLVAIFAFQLNASMLSPALVTMQNELATTEAAIGLTQTVFFTAAALFSLFLPRLADLIGRRKVLGSMLALTGVGCLISAIAPDVNILMIGRVLQGVSGPVVPMCLIMLHEEVTDTARYTRLMAILTSVNGGIAGVDAILGGWLAGNFGFRSVFLAMALVAIVAVVLVLAFTRESTADDTPKMDWAGVFSLGIAFLATYLAINEIQKLAAMSVPLVVGFIVVAVIAFIAFWNLEKRNPAPMVSTIYMKQRRTWGLLLTTLLTMTGVFAVMNGVVPAIAQDTTLWSGMGADVVSFATLTPYALLGLVFGPITGMLASKFGYHAVLRCGLVVSIAGILFGVFIAQSPSIPLLVAISVVLGISYAGTANIMLNGLGIMLSPKDNPGYLPGMNAGAFNLGAGLSFVVLYAVMGAVNIGGDVAAGYASSLITGAVILVFALLASFLIPRPEDADRS; from the coding sequence ATGTCACAGGTAAACACCCCCATTCAATCAGGAAATGCACCACGCATCGTAGTTCTTATGACCTCGCTGCTTGTTGCTATCTTTGCTTTCCAACTTAATGCATCGATGCTTTCGCCAGCGCTCGTCACTATGCAAAACGAACTTGCAACCACCGAAGCAGCCATCGGTCTGACACAGACCGTATTCTTTACGGCAGCTGCCCTGTTTTCGCTGTTTCTTCCCCGCTTAGCTGACCTTATTGGACGGCGCAAGGTACTGGGCAGCATGCTTGCACTCACCGGCGTTGGCTGCCTTATTTCGGCCATAGCTCCCGACGTCAATATTCTGATGATTGGACGTGTACTGCAGGGTGTATCAGGGCCTGTTGTACCAATGTGCTTAATTATGCTGCACGAAGAAGTAACTGATACCGCGCGCTATACTCGCCTTATGGCAATTCTGACTTCCGTTAATGGTGGCATCGCTGGCGTTGACGCAATTCTCGGCGGTTGGCTCGCGGGAAACTTTGGCTTCCGTTCGGTCTTTTTAGCCATGGCGCTCGTCGCGATTGTAGCTGTTGTACTGGTGCTTGCCTTTACCCGCGAAAGTACCGCAGATGATACTCCCAAGATGGACTGGGCTGGCGTCTTTTCTCTTGGTATTGCCTTTTTGGCAACCTACCTTGCCATCAATGAAATTCAAAAGCTTGCAGCCATGAGTGTTCCGCTGGTTGTGGGCTTTATCGTAGTGGCTGTGATCGCGTTTATTGCGTTCTGGAATCTTGAGAAACGCAACCCAGCTCCCATGGTATCGACCATCTACATGAAGCAACGTCGTACCTGGGGTTTACTCTTGACGACCTTACTTACCATGACCGGTGTGTTCGCTGTGATGAACGGTGTTGTCCCGGCAATCGCACAAGACACCACCTTATGGAGCGGCATGGGCGCTGATGTCGTGTCGTTTGCCACCTTGACCCCCTATGCGCTGCTTGGCCTGGTGTTTGGACCGATTACTGGCATGCTCGCGAGCAAGTTCGGCTACCATGCAGTGCTGCGCTGCGGCTTGGTGGTAAGCATCGCGGGCATTCTGTTTGGTGTCTTTATTGCTCAGAGCCCAAGCATTCCCCTATTGGTAGCCATTTCAGTTGTTCTTGGTATCAGCTATGCCGGTACCGCAAATATCATGCTCAACGGCTTGGGAATTATGCTTTCACCGAAGGACAATCCCGGTTATTTACCTGGTATGAACGCTGGCGCATTTAACTTAGGTGCAGGACTGAGCTTTGTTGTTCTGTATGCCGTAATGGGTGCCGTTAATATCGGGGGCGATGTGGCAGCCGGCTATGCTTCGTCCCTTATCACCGGTGCCGTTATTTTAGTGTTTGCCCTGCTTGCTTCGTTTTTGATCCCGCGTCCAGAAGACGCCGATCGCAGCTAG
- a CDS encoding nucleoside hydrolase: protein MARKIILDCDPGHDDAVAILLAVGNPAIDLLGVTTVGGNQSLDKVTYNARAVLEKAHALNVPVYAGCARPLIRPQEVAASIHGETGLDGVELPSPSRPLEQKHAVNYLIETIMAHEPGTITLVPTGPLTNIALAARLEPRIVERVKEVVLMGGGYHVGNWSAVAEFNIKVDPEAAHIVFNEPWKVTMVGLDLTHQALCTPAVQKRIEATGTDLAQFVSGLMDFFRLTYQNNQDFVDPPVHDPCTIAYLIDPQVITCRRCPLDVEIHSTLTLGMTVADLRGPEPAADVCHTQVAVNLDFDRFWDLIVDAIERIG, encoded by the coding sequence ATGGCACGAAAGATTATTCTCGATTGCGATCCAGGGCATGATGACGCTGTTGCCATTCTGCTTGCAGTTGGCAACCCTGCGATCGACCTTCTGGGGGTTACCACCGTCGGCGGTAACCAAAGCCTCGACAAAGTAACGTACAATGCACGCGCCGTGCTCGAAAAAGCACATGCCCTTAATGTTCCTGTTTACGCCGGCTGTGCGCGCCCTCTTATCCGCCCTCAAGAAGTGGCTGCCTCTATTCATGGCGAAACAGGCTTAGACGGTGTTGAGTTACCCTCCCCTTCACGTCCGCTCGAACAAAAACATGCGGTCAATTATCTTATTGAGACCATCATGGCACACGAACCCGGCACCATCACCCTGGTGCCCACCGGCCCACTGACCAACATTGCCCTTGCTGCCCGTCTTGAACCTCGCATTGTCGAACGCGTGAAAGAAGTCGTGTTGATGGGTGGCGGCTATCACGTGGGCAACTGGAGTGCCGTGGCCGAATTCAACATTAAGGTTGACCCGGAAGCGGCACATATCGTATTCAACGAACCGTGGAAGGTGACGATGGTCGGCCTTGATCTAACCCATCAAGCCCTCTGTACCCCTGCCGTGCAGAAGCGTATAGAAGCCACCGGCACTGATCTTGCGCAGTTCGTCAGCGGTTTAATGGATTTCTTCCGTCTAACCTATCAGAACAATCAGGACTTTGTTGACCCGCCCGTCCATGACCCCTGTACGATAGCGTATTTAATTGATCCGCAGGTTATCACCTGTCGGCGCTGCCCCCTTGATGTTGAGATACACAGTACCTTGACGCTTGGTATGACCGTCGCCGATTTACGCGGGCCAGAACCTGCTGCTGATGTCTGCCATACCCAAGTGGCAGTTAATCTTGATTTTGACCGTTTTTGGGATCTTATTGTCGATGCCATCGAGAGGATAGGCTAA